The Asticcacaulis excentricus genome has a segment encoding these proteins:
- a CDS encoding glycine zipper 2TM domain-containing protein: MSHMSAKLIAGGFAAALALGAVAATPAAAQNYDGFCYHKQQNTKTKGTIIGAVAGAAVGNVVAGKGNKTEGTVLGAVVGGAIGNQVGEEVKENKVQQCLNNQYFVFDRREYAPPPAPKGYAVAYYTQRPYYSTYYTHRNGRVVEWTPRRR; the protein is encoded by the coding sequence ATGTCCCATATGTCCGCAAAACTGATCGCCGGTGGCTTTGCCGCCGCCCTGGCTCTCGGCGCTGTGGCCGCCACCCCGGCCGCCGCGCAAAACTATGACGGTTTCTGCTATCACAAGCAGCAAAATACCAAGACCAAGGGCACCATCATTGGGGCTGTGGCCGGGGCTGCCGTCGGCAATGTCGTGGCCGGCAAGGGCAACAAGACCGAAGGCACCGTTCTTGGGGCCGTGGTTGGCGGCGCGATCGGCAATCAGGTCGGCGAAGAAGTGAAGGAAAACAAGGTTCAGCAGTGCCTGAACAACCAGTACTTCGTGTTTGACCGCCGTGAATACGCGCCGCCGCCCGCGCCGAAGGGCTATGCGGTTGCCTACTATACGCAACGTCCGTACTACAGCACCTACTACACGCACCGTAACGGTCGCGTTGTGGAATGGACGCCGCGTCGTCGTTAA
- a CDS encoding type II toxin-antitoxin system VapC family toxin, which translates to MKLLLDTHILLWAAGEPEKLPPEIRRQLEDPENTLLFSAASLWEVAIKRGLGREDFQADPRLLRRGLLDNGYVELPILSAHTVMVDTLPPIHKDPFDRLLVAQVLYEGVKLISVDPQVLRYFEASASSL; encoded by the coding sequence ATGAAGCTGCTGCTCGATACGCATATTCTGCTGTGGGCGGCGGGTGAGCCGGAAAAACTGCCGCCAGAGATAAGGCGTCAACTCGAAGACCCGGAAAACACGCTGCTGTTCAGCGCCGCCAGCCTGTGGGAGGTCGCTATCAAGCGTGGGCTGGGGCGTGAGGATTTTCAGGCCGATCCGCGTCTGTTGCGCCGCGGACTTCTGGATAATGGCTATGTCGAACTGCCGATCCTGAGCGCCCATACGGTGATGGTCGATACCCTGCCACCTATCCACAAAGACCCGTTCGATCGCCTGCTGGTGGCGCAGGTGCTGTATGAAGGTGTGAAGCTGATCAGCGTCGATCCGCAGGTATTGCGCTATTTCGAGGCGTCTGCCTCTTCCCTGTGA
- a CDS encoding polymorphic toxin type 50 domain-containing protein: protein MGSKDDLNLYAYTGGDPVNLTDPTGLCPWCRVGQAIAQRLAPVAARVGNAANRFGNSVARAIPGTTQRAEMVAQRAQLATQQANLATHPQAWTTLNTFHQAKHTVGSATQRGSILLEDAKALYVQYGGLGAQVNPKVARGMAGFRERIQADGIIGLWHNQSTNAMVYTDRAIIYYSNKGYHLVPAQPSANVLTYLPPPSAIP from the coding sequence ATCGGATCAAAAGATGATCTGAACCTCTATGCTTACACAGGCGGTGATCCGGTTAACCTTACAGACCCAACAGGGCTTTGTCCTTGGTGCCGTGTCGGTCAGGCTATAGCTCAAAGGTTAGCACCAGTTGCTGCTAGAGTTGGGAATGCGGCAAACAGATTTGGAAATTCGGTCGCGCGTGCAATTCCCGGTACTACACAACGTGCCGAGATGGTAGCACAAAGGGCTCAGCTTGCGACACAACAAGCAAACTTAGCAACGCACCCGCAGGCATGGACTACTCTAAACACCTTCCATCAGGCGAAGCATACAGTAGGCTCTGCAACGCAACGCGGTAGTATTTTGCTTGAAGATGCGAAAGCTCTTTATGTCCAATATGGAGGACTGGGAGCACAGGTCAATCCAAAGGTCGCACGTGGTATGGCAGGGTTTAGAGAACGAATTCAAGCGGATGGCATCATAGGTTTGTGGCACAATCAGTCTACCAATGCTATGGTATACACGGATCGCGCTATCATTTATTATTCAAACAAGGGATATCATCTAGTTCCCGCTCAGCCTTCTGCGAATGTACTTACTTATCTTCCCCCTCCTTCCGCAATTCCTTAA
- a CDS encoding response regulator, which translates to MPESRLVLIEDDPFVRRHIATLIEAAPDMRLTGEAGSVAEGLSLLDTAPDLIVLDLGLSDGSGLEIIKAARQRGLPTRILILTVFGDETSVISALTAGADGYVLKDSAESELIGSIRHTLNGGSPISAPVAAYLLRHIRKDASLAVVAEPELAEDAPGITPREIELLSLLAKGLSYKEAASVLDISHHTVGTHVKAIYRKLAVNSRSEAVFEAVRSGLIRM; encoded by the coding sequence ATGCCCGAGTCCCGTCTGGTCCTTATCGAGGACGATCCCTTTGTTCGCCGCCACATCGCCACGCTGATCGAGGCGGCGCCGGACATGCGACTGACCGGAGAAGCGGGGAGCGTGGCGGAGGGGCTGAGCCTGCTCGATACCGCCCCCGATCTGATCGTTCTCGATCTGGGGCTCAGCGACGGCAGCGGCCTTGAGATCATCAAGGCGGCGCGTCAGCGGGGCTTGCCCACCCGCATCCTTATCCTGACGGTGTTCGGGGATGAAACCTCGGTCATTTCGGCCCTGACGGCCGGGGCCGACGGCTATGTGCTGAAGGACAGTGCCGAGAGCGAACTGATCGGCAGCATTCGCCACACCCTGAACGGCGGCTCGCCCATTTCGGCCCCGGTGGCGGCCTATCTGCTGCGCCATATCCGCAAGGACGCCTCGCTGGCCGTCGTCGCCGAACCGGAACTGGCCGAAGATGCACCGGGCATCACACCGCGCGAGATCGAGCTTCTGTCGCTGTTGGCCAAGGGGCTGAGCTATAAGGAAGCGGCCAGTGTGCTTGATATTTCGCACCACACGGTCGGCACGCACGTCAAGGCCATCTATCGCAAACTGGCGGTCAATTCGCGCTCGGAAGCCGTGTTTGAAGCGGTGCGCAGCGGCCTGATCCGCATGTAG
- a CDS encoding ABC transporter ATP-binding protein — MASDYALSLEGVSKFYGDFAAVQDLSFRVPRGSICGFLGPNGAGKTSSVRMMLGLSQPSAGTISVLGGEGAKVLDRIGFLPEERGLYRKMSPVDMIVFLGGLKGMKASAARKRAIELLTAQGLGEFMYKPIKSLSKGMSQKVQLIGCLVHEPELVILDEPFSGLDPVNQQGLEDMIRDLAKRGATVLFSTHVMAHAERLCENVVMLTKGRKVFEGTLRQARERAPRYLELEGVLNREQVTGLPGVSEVIDGGAGEEGTHRWRLRFLPGVTPNEALKTVLVGGLDVRRFEAHEPTLHDAFIVLTNGGEPA, encoded by the coding sequence ATGGCGTCCGACTATGCCCTCAGTCTTGAGGGGGTGAGTAAATTTTACGGCGACTTCGCCGCGGTGCAGGATCTGAGCTTCCGCGTGCCGCGCGGCTCGATCTGCGGCTTTCTGGGGCCGAATGGCGCGGGCAAGACGTCGAGCGTGCGCATGATGCTGGGCCTGTCGCAGCCGAGCGCCGGCACCATCAGCGTGCTGGGCGGTGAGGGGGCCAAGGTGCTCGACCGCATCGGCTTCCTGCCCGAAGAACGCGGCCTGTATCGCAAGATGTCGCCGGTGGACATGATCGTCTTTCTGGGCGGGCTGAAGGGCATGAAGGCCTCGGCAGCGCGCAAGCGGGCCATTGAGCTTCTGACGGCGCAGGGCCTCGGCGAATTTATGTACAAGCCGATCAAGTCCCTGTCGAAGGGCATGTCGCAAAAGGTGCAACTGATCGGTTGTCTGGTCCATGAACCGGAGCTGGTCATTCTCGATGAACCCTTTTCGGGGCTCGATCCGGTCAATCAGCAGGGGCTGGAGGACATGATACGCGACCTGGCCAAGCGGGGCGCGACCGTGCTGTTTTCCACCCACGTCATGGCCCATGCCGAGCGCCTGTGCGAAAACGTCGTCATGCTGACCAAGGGGCGCAAGGTGTTCGAAGGCACCCTGCGTCAGGCGCGCGAACGCGCACCGCGCTATCTGGAGCTGGAAGGCGTGCTGAACCGTGAGCAGGTCACGGGTCTGCCCGGCGTGTCCGAAGTGATCGACGGCGGGGCGGGCGAAGAGGGCACGCATCGCTGGCGTCTGCGCTTCCTGCCCGGCGTGACGCCCAATGAGGCGCTGAAGACGGTGCTGGTCGGGGGGCTGGACGTGCGCCGCTTCGAAGCGCATGAGCCGACCCTGCACGACGCCTTTATCGTTCTGACCAATGGCGGAGAACCGGCATGA
- the gatB gene encoding Asp-tRNA(Asn)/Glu-tRNA(Gln) amidotransferase subunit GatB, whose product MTDSASRYIQGRTGPWELVIGLEIHAQVASTSKLFSGAAVGFGAGPNEQVSLVDAGFPGMLPVLNRFCVEQAVKTGLGLKAQINPHSRFDRKNYFYPDLPQGYQISQLFYPIVGEGEVLIDLSDGTQKTVRIERLHLEQDAGKSIHDLDPNNTYVDLNRAGTALMEIVSKPDIRSAEEAVAYFKKIRTILVYLGTSDGDMEKGNMRADVNVSVRKPGAEFGTRCEIKNVNSFRFMQQAIEYEARRQIEIIEDGGTITQETRLFDSVKVETRSLRSKEEAHDYRYFPDPDLLPLELELAWIEDIKKSLPELPDDKRQRLMTQYGLSQYDATVLVTEQARADYYEAAAKGRDAKLVANWVTNELLARLTKDGLEIEQSPLPPAHIAGLVELIETNVISSKIAKTVFEHMWEGKGTLTPAEIVETHGLKQVTDTGAIEKAIDEIIAANPDKAEAAKEKPQAIGWFVGQVMKATGGKANPAAVNDLLKSKLGL is encoded by the coding sequence ATGACCGACTCTGCCTCCAGATATATCCAGGGCCGCACCGGCCCGTGGGAACTCGTTATCGGCCTTGAGATTCACGCTCAGGTCGCCTCGACCTCCAAACTGTTTTCGGGTGCCGCCGTAGGCTTCGGCGCGGGCCCCAATGAACAGGTGAGCCTTGTGGATGCGGGCTTCCCCGGCATGTTGCCGGTGCTGAACCGCTTTTGCGTCGAGCAGGCGGTGAAGACGGGTCTGGGCCTGAAGGCGCAGATCAACCCGCATTCGCGCTTTGACCGCAAGAACTACTTCTATCCCGACCTGCCGCAGGGCTATCAGATTTCGCAGCTCTTTTACCCCATCGTGGGTGAGGGTGAGGTGCTGATCGACCTGTCGGACGGCACGCAGAAGACGGTGCGGATCGAACGTCTGCATCTGGAACAGGATGCGGGTAAGTCGATCCACGACCTCGATCCCAATAACACCTATGTCGATCTGAACCGGGCGGGTACGGCGCTGATGGAGATCGTCTCCAAGCCGGATATCCGCTCGGCCGAAGAGGCTGTGGCCTATTTCAAGAAGATCCGCACCATCCTCGTCTATCTCGGCACGTCCGATGGCGACATGGAAAAGGGCAATATGCGCGCCGACGTCAACGTGTCGGTGCGTAAGCCCGGCGCGGAGTTTGGCACGCGCTGCGAAATCAAGAACGTCAACTCGTTCCGCTTCATGCAGCAGGCGATTGAATACGAAGCGCGGCGTCAGATCGAGATTATCGAAGACGGCGGCACCATCACGCAGGAAACCCGCCTGTTTGACTCGGTGAAGGTCGAGACGCGCTCCTTACGTTCCAAGGAAGAGGCGCACGATTATCGCTACTTCCCTGACCCGGACCTGCTGCCGCTGGAGCTGGAGCTGGCCTGGATCGAAGACATCAAGAAGTCCCTGCCGGAACTGCCCGACGACAAGCGTCAGCGTCTGATGACGCAATATGGCCTCAGCCAGTACGATGCCACCGTGCTGGTCACCGAGCAGGCGCGCGCCGACTATTACGAGGCCGCCGCGAAGGGCCGTGACGCCAAGCTGGTCGCCAACTGGGTGACGAACGAGCTTCTGGCGCGTCTGACAAAGGACGGGCTGGAGATCGAACAGAGCCCGCTGCCGCCGGCGCACATTGCCGGTCTGGTCGAGCTGATCGAAACCAATGTGATCTCCTCGAAGATCGCCAAGACGGTGTTCGAGCACATGTGGGAAGGCAAGGGCACCCTCACCCCGGCCGAGATCGTCGAAACACACGGTCTCAAGCAGGTGACGGATACCGGCGCGATTGAAAAGGCCATTGACGAGATCATCGCGGCCAACCCCGACAAGGCCGAGGCGGCGAAGGAAAAGCCGCAGGCCATCGGCTGGTTCGTCGGTCAGGTCATGAAGGCCACCGGCGGCAAGGCCAATCCGGCGGCGGTCAATGACCTGCTGAAAAGCAAGCTGGGTCTGTGA
- a CDS encoding glycine zipper 2TM domain-containing protein produces the protein MNGSLKYTFGALLAAATLGLALPAAAQSYDGWCYQKGSSARTKGTVIGAAAGGVLGNVVAGKGNKTEGTILGAVVGGVIGNQVARKNKEKETASANCLNSRYYVYDRGYYEPPSPPDGYRIAYFTQRPYYNSYWVKRDGEDYRYRR, from the coding sequence ATGAACGGATCGCTTAAATATACCTTTGGCGCGCTGCTGGCAGCGGCCACCCTCGGTCTGGCCTTGCCTGCCGCCGCGCAAAGCTATGACGGCTGGTGCTATCAGAAGGGCAGTTCGGCCCGCACCAAGGGCACTGTGATCGGGGCCGCCGCCGGTGGCGTGCTCGGCAACGTCGTCGCCGGTAAGGGCAACAAGACGGAAGGCACGATTCTGGGGGCCGTGGTCGGTGGTGTCATCGGCAATCAGGTCGCCAGGAAAAACAAGGAAAAGGAAACGGCTTCGGCCAACTGCCTCAATAGCCGCTATTACGTCTATGACCGCGGCTATTATGAGCCGCCTTCGCCGCCCGACGGCTATCGCATCGCCTATTTCACCCAGCGTCCCTATTACAACTCGTACTGGGTGAAGCGCGACGGTGAGGATTATCGTTATCGTCGCTGA
- a CDS encoding ATP-binding protein, giving the protein MFRLPTAAPWTHLCRALCWALVAQIVFWSLLFTFARKPLPSETTEAYRVREVYMRAVDGLTPQAFPLSQMTLLPDGMTPMPEDFANVCVRGATFPAYQISFLLNPQSDRGFEALFLPVIRDNYVVYLNGHLLAPPRGQFGFPSSHDGLRPQLLSLTPDRLRSGENRVDIVAVANGCHPHMKGVLFGPETDLRQLQDHRLMTTLGMPLITVIAATLLSMIAAALLPISGYNRLFLSVTLFMAALAVRGASFMWHGSALPDALHDTLLSIISGLTMGATAYFLKNWTSAPDGHTPIIVGVTLADVALLLIGWAAKQSWLPTVTETLLILVCSAYFLHRMWALAQSQPQLLLRSFPFLSIGLVTTLYDLYHGLFGLARPLTAGLYFPFVIIAGIAIDLVTRGFELYRTAEEQRDDLARQVRDREAEIRASYARLQEQEQLNAVNAERQRLIRDMHDGVGGHLVSLLMQLKLGAVPAETMRVNIQAAVDDLRLIIDSMDSMGDSLEVGLAIFRERMRPRLQVVGVELNWRNALEVEPRGYRPNEILNIYRILQEGVTNALKHAQPKTIDLSLRADPDQPGWLILTLSDDGVGFATDERASAGRGLSHLRRRAQMIGGRIDIVSAPGSGTTIRLYVPPPSPAS; this is encoded by the coding sequence ATGTTTCGCCTTCCGACCGCTGCGCCCTGGACCCATCTGTGCCGCGCCCTGTGCTGGGCGCTGGTGGCGCAGATCGTGTTCTGGAGCCTGTTGTTCACCTTTGCCCGCAAGCCGTTGCCATCGGAGACCACCGAAGCCTATCGCGTGCGCGAAGTCTATATGCGGGCCGTGGACGGCCTGACGCCGCAGGCCTTTCCGCTGAGCCAGATGACGCTTCTGCCGGACGGCATGACCCCGATGCCGGAGGACTTCGCCAATGTCTGTGTGCGTGGGGCGACCTTTCCGGCCTATCAGATTTCCTTTCTGCTGAATCCGCAGTCGGACCGCGGCTTTGAGGCCCTGTTCCTGCCGGTGATCCGGGATAATTACGTCGTCTATCTCAATGGCCACCTGCTGGCGCCGCCGCGCGGGCAGTTCGGCTTTCCGTCCAGTCATGACGGTTTGCGGCCGCAACTCCTGAGCCTGACGCCGGACAGGCTGCGCTCAGGTGAAAACCGGGTCGATATCGTTGCGGTGGCCAATGGCTGTCACCCGCATATGAAGGGCGTTTTGTTTGGCCCGGAGACGGATTTGCGTCAGCTTCAGGATCATCGCCTGATGACCACCCTCGGTATGCCGCTGATCACGGTGATCGCGGCCACCCTGCTGAGCATGATCGCCGCCGCCCTGTTGCCGATCAGCGGTTATAACCGTCTGTTCCTCAGCGTGACCCTGTTCATGGCGGCGCTGGCGGTTAGGGGGGCCAGCTTCATGTGGCACGGCAGCGCCCTGCCGGATGCCCTGCATGACACGCTGTTGTCGATCATTTCCGGGCTGACCATGGGGGCGACGGCCTATTTTCTCAAAAACTGGACCTCGGCCCCGGATGGTCATACGCCCATCATTGTGGGCGTCACGCTGGCGGATGTGGCGCTGCTGCTGATTGGGTGGGCCGCGAAGCAGAGCTGGTTGCCGACGGTGACCGAGACCCTGCTTATCCTTGTCTGTTCCGCCTATTTCCTGCATCGCATGTGGGCGCTGGCGCAGTCTCAGCCGCAACTGCTGTTGCGTTCCTTCCCCTTTCTGTCGATCGGGCTGGTGACGACCCTTTATGATCTCTACCACGGTCTGTTCGGTCTGGCGCGGCCGCTGACGGCGGGGCTCTACTTCCCCTTCGTCATCATTGCCGGGATCGCCATTGACCTGGTGACGCGGGGGTTTGAGCTGTACCGCACGGCCGAAGAACAGCGCGATGATCTGGCGCGGCAGGTGCGCGACCGTGAAGCCGAAATCCGCGCCTCCTATGCCCGGCTTCAGGAGCAGGAGCAGCTCAACGCCGTCAATGCCGAGCGTCAGCGCCTGATCCGCGACATGCACGACGGGGTGGGCGGTCATCTGGTCAGCCTGCTGATGCAGCTCAAGCTGGGGGCTGTGCCGGCAGAGACGATGCGCGTCAATATTCAGGCCGCCGTGGATGACCTGCGCCTGATCATCGACTCGATGGATTCAATGGGTGATTCGCTGGAGGTAGGGCTCGCCATCTTCCGCGAACGGATGCGCCCGCGCCTTCAGGTGGTGGGGGTGGAACTGAACTGGCGCAACGCGCTGGAAGTGGAGCCGCGCGGCTATCGGCCCAACGAAATTCTCAATATTTACCGTATTTTGCAGGAAGGGGTTACCAATGCGCTCAAACACGCGCAGCCGAAAACCATCGACCTCAGCCTGCGCGCCGACCCGGACCAGCCGGGCTGGCTGATCCTGACGCTCAGTGATGACGGGGTGGGCTTTGCCACTGATGAGCGCGCCTCGGCCGGGCGAGGCTTGAGCCACCTGCGCCGCCGCGCCCAGATGATCGGGGGCCGCATCGACATCGTGTCGGCGCCGGGCAGCGGGACGACGATCCGTCTCTACGTGCCGCCGCCGTCACCCGCGTCTTGA
- a CDS encoding ABC transporter permease, which translates to MKTLLIARREYLAFVKTVGFWLSLLVLPVLMAGSVFIPILMSRSGGEEASRVAILDLSGENLTPSLRALLDKPDPAVAALHEAAPSVSARQALRQMASRRDYQAVPLPEGLTPDMTLAAAEARLSQLMQAEKRSVDQVIVAYVEKTPEPHLAFHLWSSQTKGKSLEDYLRWDLHALQSAYLAKQKGVDPQVATALREARAEISSLTPAIAAAGADDKASFTESLKENGPHFVGIVLSYLTWMSIFSSSVILLSGVIEEKSSRVLEVLLTSAPASSLLVGKVLGVFMVLLTVAGLWSAVAGGIMGYGLAFMPPDMMNNVHVLAGAILKVETIVPMLLFFVGGYLMYGITFIAIGSFCETQKEAQAIMGPIVVVLMIPMMSLQAALMSPDLPLIRYLSWVPLFTPFLMPLRVLGGAPWWEILATLAGMGAMAWLMIRLGARAFKQGALGGGKFSWKALMGLSRG; encoded by the coding sequence ATGAAGACGCTTTTGATCGCGCGCCGCGAATATCTCGCCTTCGTCAAGACGGTCGGCTTCTGGCTGTCTCTGCTGGTCCTGCCGGTACTGATGGCCGGATCGGTGTTTATCCCCATACTGATGAGCCGCAGCGGTGGCGAAGAGGCCAGCCGCGTCGCCATCCTCGACCTCAGCGGCGAAAACCTGACCCCGTCCTTGCGGGCCCTGCTTGACAAGCCGGACCCCGCCGTCGCCGCCCTGCACGAGGCGGCCCCCAGCGTTTCGGCGCGTCAGGCCCTGCGCCAGATGGCCAGTCGCCGTGACTATCAGGCCGTCCCGTTGCCGGAGGGGCTGACGCCGGACATGACGCTGGCGGCGGCCGAGGCGCGCCTGTCGCAACTGATGCAGGCGGAAAAACGCAGCGTCGATCAGGTGATTGTCGCCTATGTCGAAAAGACGCCCGAACCGCATCTGGCCTTCCACCTGTGGTCGTCGCAGACCAAGGGCAAGTCGCTGGAAGACTATCTGCGCTGGGACCTGCACGCCCTGCAATCGGCCTATCTGGCCAAGCAGAAGGGCGTGGACCCGCAGGTCGCCACCGCCTTGCGTGAGGCGCGGGCCGAGATAAGCAGCCTAACCCCGGCCATTGCCGCCGCGGGCGCCGATGACAAGGCGTCCTTCACCGAGTCGCTGAAAGAAAACGGCCCGCACTTTGTCGGGATCGTCCTCAGCTACCTCACCTGGATGTCGATCTTCTCGTCTTCGGTCATCCTGCTGTCGGGGGTGATCGAAGAAAAATCGTCGCGTGTGCTGGAGGTGCTTCTGACCTCGGCCCCGGCCAGTAGCCTGCTGGTCGGTAAGGTGCTGGGCGTGTTCATGGTCCTGCTGACGGTGGCCGGGCTGTGGAGCGCGGTGGCCGGCGGTATTATGGGCTACGGACTGGCCTTTATGCCGCCGGATATGATGAACAATGTGCACGTGCTGGCCGGAGCCATCCTCAAGGTCGAGACGATCGTGCCCATGCTGCTGTTCTTTGTCGGTGGCTATCTGATGTACGGCATCACCTTTATCGCCATAGGTTCCTTCTGTGAGACGCAGAAGGAGGCGCAGGCGATCATGGGGCCGATCGTGGTGGTGCTGATGATCCCGATGATGAGCCTTCAGGCGGCGCTGATGTCGCCCGACCTGCCGCTGATCCGCTACCTGTCGTGGGTGCCGCTGTTTACGCCCTTCCTGATGCCGCTGCGGGTTCTGGGTGGTGCGCCGTGGTGGGAGATTCTGGCGACACTGGCCGGCATGGGGGCCATGGCTTGGCTGATGATCCGGCTGGGGGCCCGCGCCTTCAAGCAAGGCGCGCTGGGCGGCGGCAAGTTTAGCTGGAAGGCGCTGATGGGGCTGTCGCGCGGATAG
- a CDS encoding type II toxin-antitoxin system Phd/YefM family antitoxin, which yields MTTVNIHEAKTHLSRLVEQAAKGESFIIAKAGKPVARVSAIDAPDRAQVRRLGFLSGHIRTPDDFDRLGEEEVARLFGGA from the coding sequence ATGACCACGGTCAATATACACGAGGCCAAAACCCACCTGTCGCGGCTGGTGGAACAGGCGGCCAAAGGCGAAAGCTTCATCATCGCCAAGGCGGGTAAGCCGGTGGCGCGGGTAAGCGCCATTGACGCGCCTGATCGGGCACAGGTGCGCCGTCTGGGGTTCCTGAGTGGTCATATCCGCACCCCGGACGATTTTGACCGTCTGGGCGAAGAGGAGGTCGCGCGCCTGTTCGGTGGCGCATGA